ACTCGACGGCCGGCCCGCCGTCGGTCTGCAGGAGCGTGGGCGGGATGTTGGCGAGCGTCCGGACACCGCGGCGGCTCGTCGCCATCTCGATCATCACCCGGGCGGGCGTCACCTCGAGCCGACGATCGTTGACCGCGATATCCGCCTCGAAGCGGACCTTTCCCCGCCGGTTGCGGATATCGATCTCCGTCGTCGACAGCACCGTGACTCCCCCGACGAGGCTTGCCGCTCCCCGCACGGTGACTCGCTCGGGGATGATGGTCGGCTGCTCGGTCACGATGAGATCCTCCGGGATCTCGCCCCGGAAGGCCACGCGGACGGGAACCTGGCGGGAGACGACCGGCTCGACGTTCAGGCTGAGATTCTTCGGACTGTCGATCGTGACGTTTCGCGGATCGATCTCCTCCGAGAGGTTGAGGATCCCCGCCCGCATCGGAATGTTGACCCGCCCCTCCCCCGCGATCGTCGACAGGTCGATCCGCGCCTTCAGGCGTCCGAGCAGGCGGATCTTGATGAGATTGCTCCGCGCCCCGCGGATCGTGAGATCGACCGATTCCGGCACGCCGTGGATAACCGTGAGGCTCTCGGGGATGCCGGCGAGGACGAGGGGCACTCGGAAGGACTGGTTTTCCTGCTGTTGGGCCGTCACGTGAAACCAGAGGACGACGGCGAAGACGACCGCGACGATCTTCGCCCCGAGGTTCGCCGAGATCGCCCTGGCGATCCGTTCCATCCGTCCTCTCCTTTCGGCCGCTCAGCGGCCGATGTTCAGCTTCTGCCCGGGCCGGATGCGCGATCCGTCGCCGAGGCCGTTCAGCCGTCGCAGTTCCGTCACGCTGATCCCGTAGCGTCGCGAGATCCCCCAGAGCGTTTCACCCGCCGCGACCGTATGCGTGACGCCCGCCGCCGCGATCGTCCCGCCCGCCGGGGGGGCCTCGCCGAGAAACGCGACCACGCCATCGGCGATCGCCTTCGCCATCTCCTCGAGCACGTCCCGCCTGCCGAGGAGCTTCGCGTCGCGCCGGTTGGTGAGATAGGCCCCCTCGACGAGGATCGCCGGCATCGTGATCCCCCACAGCACGCTGAAATTGGCCTGCTTGACGCCGCGGAAGGGGATATGCGCGCTCTGCCGCAAGCGTTCGCCGACGCGTTCGGCCAGCACGGACGAGCGATGCATCGTCTCGTTCCTTCGGAAATCCGAGATGATCGAGGTGACGTCCTCGCCCATGCCGGCCGCCGACTCGCCGCTCTCGCGCGCCTCGATGAACCGGTTCTCGCGCTCGGCGACCGAGGCGGCGTTGCGGTCGGTGGCCCCCTCCATCGAGAGGAAGTAGACCTCCGAGCCGCGGGGACGGCTGCTCTCGCTTCCATTGAAGTGGATGCTGACGAAGCAGTGCCCGCCGTGGCTTCTCGCGATCTCGACGCGCCGGAGCAGGTCGACGTCGTAATCCCCCGTGCGCGTCATGACGGCGCGGCACCCCTCGTGCGCGTCGATCCCGGCGGCGACCATGCGCGCGAGCTGGAGAGCGAGCTGCTTTTCCGGCGGGGCGTAGCGCGTGCAACTGCCCGGCTTGCTTCCGCCGTGGCCCGGGTCGATGATGACGATGCGGTCGCCGCTGCCGGCGATCCGCGCCGCCTGTTCGGCGCGATGCCGCCGCTGCTCCACCGTCAGCACCTTCTTCACGTCGACGACGATCCGGTACGGCAGGTTCCGGTTGGGTTGGAGCGCGAAATGCGTATAGGGTGCGTCGCTCGGCAGGTCGAGGACGATCTGGGCCCGCGAGCGGAGCTGGTTGACGCGGACCCGCTCGACCACGCCGTCGCCGATCTCGAGCGGCTTCACCGATTCGGAGAACCGGCCGTCGGGGATCTCGATCACGATGCGGTGGGGATGGTCGAGGACGCGGACGTCGTAGGAGGACTCGCCGCTCATGTCGAGGACGATCCGCGTGTGATCGGGAGCGGTCCAGTGCCTGATCCGGCCGACCTGGCGCGAGGACGGCGGCGTCTCCGCCCACGCGGATACGGCCGGTCCCGCCGCCAGCGCGGCGAAAGCAAGGATGATCGCCGGAATCCTCCCGTTCACGTTCCGCAGCCTTTCTCCCGGATCGCGCGCATCGACGTGCCGTTCGAGTCTACGCGTTCGATCCGTTCGGGGCAAGGGCGTTCACGGGTCCGCGGAGCGTCAGTCGAAGTAGACGCCTTCCGGGATGACGTACTGGAGGGGATCGCGGTGGACTTTCCGGAAGAGCACCTCGTAGTGCAGATGCGGGCCGGTGGAACGACCCGTGTTCCCGACGAGCCCGATCGTCTCCCCCCGCTTCACGCGCTGCCCCCGTTTCACGAGCATCTTCGAGAGGTGGCCGTACCTCGTCTTGAAACCGTTTCCGTGGTTTATCTCGACCTCGAGGCCGAAGCTCCCGTTCTTTTTCGCCATCGTGACGATGCCGTCGGCCGTCGAGATGACCGGTTCCCCGGTGCGCGCGTGGTAATCGACGCCGAGGTGACGGGTGATCCTGCCGCTGAAGGGATCCATGCGGCGGCCGAACCGGCTGGAGAGGTACCCGCCGCGGAGCGGGCGGATCGACGGCGTCGCGTCCCGCATCTCCGCCTCCTTCTGGAGCAGATCGACGATCTCCTCGTAGGAGGCGAGCTCGAGTTCGCTCTGCCTGATCATCTTGTCGAGATCCTCGGCGATGTCCGCGCCGAACAGGTCGGAGCCGGAGAGATCGACCGGTCCGGCCGGTTCCGGTCCTCCCACGCCCACCTGCCAGACGTCGTCGGAGATCGGATCGAGGTTGGCGAGAAGACGCGCGCGGTTCTGGAGGGTGAAATTCGCCGCCATCCGGTTCTCGAGGTCGGACACCTCGGCGCGCAGGCCGGCGAGCCGCGAACGGAGGCGGGCGTTCTCCTCCTCGAGGGCGGCGACCCGCCTCGC
The nucleotide sequence above comes from Candidatus Krumholzibacteriota bacterium. Encoded proteins:
- a CDS encoding N-acetylmuramoyl-L-alanine amidase; translated protein: MNGRIPAIILAFAALAAGPAVSAWAETPPSSRQVGRIRHWTAPDHTRIVLDMSGESSYDVRVLDHPHRIVIEIPDGRFSESVKPLEIGDGVVERVRVNQLRSRAQIVLDLPSDAPYTHFALQPNRNLPYRIVVDVKKVLTVEQRRHRAEQAARIAGSGDRIVIIDPGHGGSKPGSCTRYAPPEKQLALQLARMVAAGIDAHEGCRAVMTRTGDYDVDLLRRVEIARSHGGHCFVSIHFNGSESSRPRGSEVYFLSMEGATDRNAASVAERENRFIEARESGESAAGMGEDVTSIISDFRRNETMHRSSVLAERVGERLRQSAHIPFRGVKQANFSVLWGITMPAILVEGAYLTNRRDAKLLGRRDVLEEMAKAIADGVVAFLGEAPPAGGTIAAAGVTHTVAAGETLWGISRRYGISVTELRRLNGLGDGSRIRPGQKLNIGR
- a CDS encoding peptidoglycan DD-metalloendopeptidase family protein, with the translated sequence MDRYFTFLYVRRGNAGVRSFRIHRRVAAGLAVAVVILLGTAIVTIGRLAGEAGDARRVAALEEENARLRSRLAGLRAEVSDLENRMAANFTLQNRARLLANLDPISDDVWQVGVGGPEPAGPVDLSGSDLFGADIAEDLDKMIRQSELELASYEEIVDLLQKEAEMRDATPSIRPLRGGYLSSRFGRRMDPFSGRITRHLGVDYHARTGEPVISTADGIVTMAKKNGSFGLEVEINHGNGFKTRYGHLSKMLVKRGQRVKRGETIGLVGNTGRSTGPHLHYEVLFRKVHRDPLQYVIPEGVYFD